In Arvicanthis niloticus isolate mArvNil1 chromosome 4, mArvNil1.pat.X, whole genome shotgun sequence, a single window of DNA contains:
- the LOC117707460 gene encoding endogenous retrovirus group K member 7 Pro protein-like, with protein sequence MDQRPLVELQVNGKAILGLLDTGADRSIVALKDWPKGWPVQSSSQTLQGLGYAKTPDMSARELPWKDHEGHGGRFQPYVLELPVSLWGRDLLKDMNYRLTNEGYSLPSQRMMQDMGWYPSKGLGKHLQGRTQPIENVPRNDRKGLGFS encoded by the coding sequence ATGGATCAACGCCCTTTAGTGGAGCTTCAGGTAAATGGCAAGGCAATCTTAGGATTGCTGGATACTGGAGCGGACCGCAGCATTGTGGCCTTAAAGGATTGGCCTAAAGGCTGGCCTGTTCAATCATCCTCACAAACATTGCAAGGGTTAGGTTATGCCAAGACCCCGGACATGAGTGCAAGAGAGCTCCCTTGGAAAGATCACGAAGGACATGGAGGCCGTTTTCAGCCTTATGTGTTGGAACTGCCTGTCAGCCTttggggaagagatcttttgaAAGACATGAATTATCGCCTTACTAATGAAGGGTATTCCTTGCCTTCTCAAAGGATGATGCAGGACATGGGGTGGTATCCCTCTAAGGGCTTAGGAAAACATCTGCAAGGGAGAACACAGCCAATAGAAAATGTCCCAAGGAATGATAGAAagggcctgggtttttcctag